In a genomic window of Variovorax paradoxus:
- a CDS encoding SDR family oxidoreductase: MTASSSLAIHPSLSGRTVFVTGGGSGIGAAIVSAFAAQGARVAFIDIAEAASAELAQRIAQAGHTAPWWRACDVRDIGALQAAIADAAAELGDFAVLVNNVASDDRHTLESVTPDYYDNRMAINERPALFAIQSVVPGMKRLGAGSIVNLGSTGWQTKGSGYPCYAIAKSSVNGLTRGLAVELGRDRIRINTVSPGWVMTERQVALWLDAEGEQALKRNQCLPDKLMPEDIARMVLFLASDDARMCTAQEFTVDAGWT; this comes from the coding sequence TTGACCGCTTCCTCCTCCCTCGCCATCCACCCCAGCCTCTCGGGCCGCACCGTGTTCGTCACGGGCGGCGGCAGCGGCATCGGCGCGGCCATCGTGTCGGCCTTCGCCGCGCAGGGCGCCCGGGTGGCCTTCATCGACATCGCCGAAGCCGCGAGTGCCGAACTCGCGCAGCGCATCGCGCAGGCCGGCCACACGGCGCCCTGGTGGCGCGCCTGCGACGTGCGCGACATCGGCGCGCTGCAGGCCGCCATCGCCGACGCAGCGGCCGAACTCGGCGACTTCGCCGTGCTGGTCAACAACGTCGCGAGCGACGACCGCCACACGCTCGAGTCGGTCACGCCCGACTACTACGACAACCGCATGGCGATCAACGAGCGCCCCGCGCTGTTCGCGATCCAGTCGGTGGTGCCGGGCATGAAGCGCCTGGGCGCGGGCTCGATCGTCAACCTCGGCTCCACCGGCTGGCAGACCAAGGGCTCGGGCTATCCCTGCTACGCGATCGCCAAGTCCTCGGTCAACGGCCTCACGCGCGGGCTCGCGGTGGAGCTGGGCCGCGACCGCATCCGCATCAACACCGTCTCGCCCGGCTGGGTGATGACCGAGCGCCAGGTCGCGCTGTGGCTCGACGCCGAGGGCGAGCAGGCCCTCAAGCGCAACCAGTGCCTGCCCGACAAGCTCATGCCCGAGGACATCGCGCGCATGGTGCTGTTCCTGGCCTCGGACGATGCGCGGATGTGCACGGCGCAGGAGTTCACCGTGGACGCTGGGTGGACCTGA
- a CDS encoding LysR family transcriptional regulator: protein MTNYTHWFIRARLKTRQLLLLVALAEEGNIHRAAQVLNMTQPAASKLLKDLEDVLEVPLFERLPRGMRPTWYGETMIRHARVALASLNQAHDELTALKAGRFGQVNVGAITAPGLTLLPPAVAMVKREQPQLRVSLEIETSPVLIERLEQGKLDILVARLFAEHDKSQLRYEALTEEPVCALVRPGHPLLGVSGLTLRDVVGEGWIVPPAGSVLRHRFELMFQEEGLQPPINTIESSALLFITRMLQQSDMVAVLATDVARYYASHGIVSLLPLDMPCHMDAFGIITRTDRLLSPAAKVMMKALKTASLSVYGRKLEID from the coding sequence ATGACGAACTACACCCATTGGTTTATCCGCGCGCGGCTCAAGACGCGCCAGCTGCTGCTTCTGGTGGCGCTGGCCGAGGAAGGCAACATCCACCGCGCCGCGCAGGTGCTCAACATGACGCAGCCGGCGGCCTCCAAGCTGCTCAAGGACCTGGAGGACGTGCTCGAGGTGCCGCTGTTCGAACGGCTGCCGCGCGGCATGCGGCCCACCTGGTACGGCGAGACCATGATCCGCCACGCGCGGGTCGCCCTCGCGAGCCTGAACCAGGCGCACGACGAGCTCACCGCGCTCAAGGCCGGCCGCTTCGGGCAGGTGAACGTGGGCGCGATCACCGCGCCGGGCCTCACGCTGCTGCCGCCCGCGGTGGCGATGGTCAAGCGCGAGCAGCCCCAGCTGCGGGTCTCGCTCGAGATCGAGACCAGCCCGGTGCTGATCGAGCGGCTCGAGCAGGGCAAGCTCGACATCCTGGTGGCGCGGCTGTTCGCCGAGCACGACAAGTCGCAGCTGCGCTACGAGGCGCTGACCGAGGAGCCGGTGTGCGCGCTGGTGCGCCCCGGCCATCCGCTGCTGGGCGTGAGCGGCCTCACGCTGCGCGACGTGGTCGGCGAGGGCTGGATCGTGCCGCCGGCCGGCAGCGTGCTGCGGCACCGCTTCGAGCTGATGTTCCAGGAGGAGGGACTGCAGCCGCCGATCAACACCATCGAGAGTTCGGCGCTGCTGTTCATCACGCGCATGCTGCAGCAGAGCGACATGGTGGCGGTGCTGGCGACCGACGTGGCGCGCTACTACGCCTCGCACGGCATCGTGTCGCTGCTGCCGCTGGACATGCCCTGCCACATGGACGCCTTCGGCATCATCACGCGCACCGACCGGCTGCTGTCGCCGGCGGCCAAGGTGATGATGAAGGCGCTGAAGACGGCGAGCCTCAGCGTCTATGGGCGCAAGTTGGAGATCGACTGA
- a CDS encoding ABC transporter substrate-binding protein, whose protein sequence is MTMNRRTLNAALAAAALGGLLPASVLAQKKLVLGFAQVGAESEWRTANTESIKASAKEAGIELKFSDAQQKQENQIKAIRSYIAQKVDVIAFSPVVESGWDTVLREAKAAKIPVVLTDRSVNSKDDTLYVTFMGSDFVEEGRKAGRWLVEKMKDQKGEVNIVELQGTVGSAPAIDRKKGFEEIIKADPKFKIVRSQTGDFTRAKGKEVMEAFLKAEGKKINVLYAHNDDMAIGAIQAIEEAGLKPAKDIVIISIDGVKGAFEAMIAGKLNVSVECSPLLGPQLMQAVKDIKAGKTLPKRIVTEEGIFPMEVAAKEFPSRKY, encoded by the coding sequence ATGACCATGAACCGCCGCACCCTCAACGCCGCGCTCGCCGCCGCCGCCCTCGGCGGTCTGCTGCCGGCTTCCGTCCTCGCGCAGAAGAAGCTCGTGCTGGGCTTCGCGCAGGTCGGCGCCGAAAGCGAATGGCGCACCGCCAACACCGAGTCGATCAAGGCCTCGGCCAAGGAGGCCGGCATCGAACTCAAGTTCTCCGACGCGCAGCAGAAGCAGGAGAACCAGATCAAGGCGATCCGCTCGTACATCGCGCAGAAGGTCGACGTGATCGCCTTCTCGCCCGTGGTCGAGTCGGGCTGGGACACGGTGCTGCGCGAGGCGAAGGCCGCGAAGATCCCGGTGGTGCTGACCGACCGCTCCGTCAACAGCAAGGACGACACGCTCTACGTGACCTTCATGGGCTCGGACTTCGTCGAGGAGGGCCGCAAGGCCGGCCGCTGGCTGGTCGAGAAGATGAAGGACCAGAAGGGCGAGGTCAACATCGTCGAGCTGCAGGGCACGGTGGGCTCGGCGCCCGCCATCGACCGCAAGAAGGGCTTCGAGGAAATCATCAAGGCCGACCCGAAGTTCAAGATCGTGCGCTCGCAGACCGGCGACTTCACGCGCGCCAAGGGCAAGGAGGTGATGGAAGCCTTCCTCAAGGCCGAAGGCAAGAAGATCAACGTGCTCTACGCGCACAACGACGACATGGCGATCGGCGCGATCCAGGCCATCGAGGAGGCCGGCCTCAAGCCCGCGAAGGACATCGTGATCATCTCCATCGACGGCGTGAAGGGCGCCTTCGAGGCCATGATCGCCGGCAAGCTCAACGTTTCGGTCGAATGCAGCCCGCTGCTGGGCCCGCAGCTGATGCAGGCGGTGAAGGACATCAAGGCCGGCAAGACGCTGCCCAAGCGCATCGTGACCGAGGAGGGCATCTTCCCGATGGAAGTGGCCGCCAAGGAATTCCCGAGCCGCAAGTACTGA
- a CDS encoding Crp/Fnr family transcriptional regulator: MYLHPLTAGLPMTEREWLTRHSELRYFRRNETVLEAHEETDRVYCVATGLLRVVARGRTPAADFTSEFIRADDFFFDLGLQQDRYRSTQALVAALPASVHLVSVAALRELCERRPEIALRLLGLVAKRQALLRGRLRRVSTLSSGALVGHVLHQLTQLAPVHAGGFDKRISQSMIASYSGLSREVVNKTMRAMEQRGLLRRDAQAVHVPEDFAQTDFGALPDDRLSTA, encoded by the coding sequence ATGTACCTGCATCCCCTCACGGCCGGCCTTCCGATGACGGAACGGGAATGGCTGACCCGGCACAGCGAGCTGCGCTACTTCCGGCGCAACGAGACCGTGCTCGAGGCCCACGAAGAGACCGACCGCGTCTACTGCGTGGCGACCGGGCTGCTGCGCGTGGTGGCGCGCGGCCGCACGCCGGCCGCCGACTTCACGAGCGAGTTCATCCGCGCCGACGACTTCTTCTTCGACCTCGGGCTGCAGCAGGACCGCTACCGCTCGACGCAGGCGCTGGTCGCCGCGCTGCCCGCGTCGGTGCACCTGGTGTCGGTGGCCGCGCTGCGCGAGCTGTGCGAGCGCCGGCCCGAGATCGCGCTGCGCCTGCTGGGCCTGGTGGCGAAGCGGCAGGCCCTGCTGCGCGGACGGCTGCGGCGCGTTTCCACGCTGTCGTCGGGCGCGCTGGTGGGCCACGTGCTGCACCAGCTCACGCAGCTGGCGCCGGTGCATGCGGGCGGCTTCGACAAGCGCATCTCGCAATCGATGATCGCCTCGTACTCGGGGCTGTCGCGCGAGGTGGTCAACAAGACCATGCGCGCCATGGAGCAGCGCGGCCTGCTGCGGCGCGATGCGCAGGCCGTGCACGTGCCCGAGGATTTCGCGCAGACGGATTTCGGTGCGCTGCCCGACGACCGGCTGTCGACGGCCTGA
- a CDS encoding aldehyde dehydrogenase family protein, which translates to MFHGEIHQNVRQYINGRWETSATTGVSTNPSDTSEVVAEYARADRRQTDAAIRAASDAFPHWSHSTPQRRADVLDRIGAELLARKDELGLLLAREEGKVLPEAVAEVARAGQVFKFFAGEAFRGGAGAGGGESLASARAGVQVDVTREPLGVVGLIAPWNAPFAVPAWKIAPALAHGNSVVFKPAERVPACGWALAEIISRAALPAGVFNLVMGSGREVGQALVDSPHVDALSFTGSAAVGERVLRGATARRARVQLEMGGKNALVVLADADLERAVNCAVQGAYFSAGQRCTASSRLIVEAAVHDAFVARLRERLKALRVGHALERGVEIGPVADAERLAGHLAWVEIARAEGAEHVWGGEALERATTGHYMSPALFLAEPGHRIAREEIFGPLACVLRATDYEHALALCNDTPFGLCAGICTNSLKHAMHFRRHAEVGMTMVNLPTAGVDFHVPFGGRKGSGHGPREQGRHAAEFYTQVKTGYMLA; encoded by the coding sequence GTGTTCCACGGCGAGATCCATCAGAACGTGCGGCAATACATCAACGGCCGCTGGGAAACCAGCGCGACCACCGGTGTGAGCACCAATCCCTCGGACACCAGCGAAGTGGTGGCCGAGTACGCACGGGCCGACCGCCGCCAGACCGACGCGGCGATCCGCGCCGCCTCCGACGCCTTCCCCCACTGGAGCCACAGCACGCCGCAGCGCCGCGCCGACGTGCTCGACCGCATCGGCGCCGAGCTGCTGGCGCGCAAGGACGAGCTGGGCCTGCTGCTGGCGCGCGAGGAGGGCAAGGTGCTGCCCGAGGCCGTGGCCGAGGTGGCGCGCGCGGGCCAGGTGTTCAAGTTCTTCGCGGGCGAGGCCTTCCGCGGCGGCGCGGGCGCCGGCGGCGGCGAGAGCCTCGCCTCGGCGCGCGCGGGCGTGCAGGTCGACGTCACGCGCGAGCCGCTCGGCGTGGTCGGCCTGATCGCGCCGTGGAACGCGCCCTTCGCGGTGCCGGCCTGGAAGATCGCGCCCGCGCTCGCGCACGGCAACAGCGTGGTGTTCAAGCCGGCCGAGCGGGTGCCGGCCTGCGGCTGGGCGCTGGCCGAGATCATCAGCCGCGCGGCGCTGCCCGCGGGCGTGTTCAACCTCGTGATGGGCAGCGGCCGCGAGGTCGGCCAGGCGCTGGTCGACAGCCCGCACGTCGACGCGCTGAGCTTCACCGGCTCGGCCGCCGTCGGCGAGCGCGTGCTGCGCGGCGCCACCGCGCGCCGGGCCCGGGTTCAGCTCGAGATGGGCGGCAAGAACGCGCTGGTGGTGCTGGCCGATGCCGACCTCGAGCGCGCGGTCAACTGCGCGGTGCAGGGTGCCTACTTCTCGGCCGGCCAGCGCTGCACCGCCTCGAGCCGGCTGATCGTCGAGGCCGCGGTGCACGACGCCTTCGTGGCGCGGCTGCGCGAGCGGCTCAAGGCGCTGCGCGTGGGCCATGCGCTCGAGCGCGGCGTGGAGATCGGCCCGGTGGCCGACGCCGAGCGGCTCGCGGGTCACCTCGCCTGGGTCGAGATCGCGCGTGCCGAGGGCGCCGAACATGTGTGGGGCGGCGAAGCGCTCGAGCGCGCCACCACCGGCCACTACATGAGCCCGGCGCTGTTCCTGGCCGAGCCCGGCCACCGCATCGCGCGCGAGGAGATCTTCGGCCCGCTGGCCTGCGTGCTGCGCGCCACCGACTACGAGCATGCGCTCGCGCTGTGCAACGACACGCCCTTCGGCCTGTGCGCCGGCATCTGCACCAACTCGCTGAAGCACGCGATGCATTTCAGGCGCCATGCCGAGGTCGGCATGACCATGGTCAACCTGCCGACCGCGGGCGTGGACTTCCACGTGCCCTTCGGCGGCCGCAAGGGCTCGGGCCACGGCCCGCGCGAGCAGGGACGCCATGCCGCCGAGTTCTACACGCAGGTCAAGACCGGCTACATGCTGGCCTGA
- a CDS encoding SMP-30/gluconolactonase/LRE family protein, with product MTAAETSPLPAPTILGTPECIWDAGANLGEGTMWSPREQALYWIDILTPRLFRFDPASGERRTWRFAEEITAIAERAAAPGLAITLRRGFAFFDPATAPEGEIAAPAYLHQPEPERAGNRFNDGKCDAHGRFWGGSMDFDCRAPTGALYRFDGDGRCSRHDDGFEVTNGPTWSADGRTLYFNNTVLNHLYAYDFDMDAGTVANRRLWHRFPATDGLPDGMTTDAAGRLWIAHWDGACVSCHDPVSARELARIALPAGNVTDCAFGGPDLRTLYISTARNGRTEAQLAAEPLAGGLFAVRIDGPGAPAGLYAG from the coding sequence ATGACCGCCGCAGAGACAAGCCCCCTCCCCGCGCCGACGATCCTCGGCACGCCCGAATGCATCTGGGATGCCGGCGCCAACCTCGGCGAAGGCACGATGTGGTCGCCGCGCGAGCAGGCGCTCTACTGGATCGACATCCTCACGCCGCGGCTGTTCCGCTTCGACCCCGCGAGCGGCGAGCGCCGGACCTGGCGCTTCGCCGAGGAGATCACCGCGATCGCCGAGCGCGCCGCCGCCCCGGGCCTGGCGATCACGCTGCGCCGCGGCTTCGCCTTCTTCGATCCCGCGACGGCGCCCGAGGGCGAGATCGCCGCGCCCGCCTACCTGCACCAGCCCGAGCCCGAGCGCGCGGGCAACCGCTTCAACGACGGCAAGTGCGATGCGCACGGCCGCTTCTGGGGCGGCAGCATGGACTTCGACTGCCGGGCGCCCACCGGCGCGCTCTACCGCTTCGACGGCGACGGCCGCTGCAGCCGGCACGACGACGGCTTCGAGGTCACCAACGGGCCGACCTGGTCGGCCGACGGACGCACCCTGTACTTCAACAACACGGTGCTCAACCACCTCTACGCCTACGACTTCGACATGGACGCCGGCACGGTGGCGAACCGCCGCCTCTGGCACCGCTTCCCCGCGACCGACGGCCTGCCCGACGGCATGACCACCGACGCGGCCGGCCGGCTCTGGATCGCGCACTGGGACGGCGCCTGCGTGAGCTGCCACGACCCGGTGAGCGCGCGGGAACTCGCGCGCATCGCGCTGCCCGCGGGCAACGTCACCGACTGCGCCTTCGGCGGCCCCGACCTGCGCACGCTCTACATCTCGACCGCGCGCAACGGCCGCACCGAAGCGCAGCTCGCCGCCGAACCGCTGGCCGGCGGCCTGTTCGCGGTGCGCATCGACGGCCCCGGTGCACCGGCGGGCCTGTACGCAGGCTGA
- a CDS encoding helix-turn-helix transcriptional regulator, with translation MLHFTTDDLRPQDRFDHWCEVRGKHLFGVTIEVPRERRTAFEGHFLSTPVGDAGIAASVSELRASSYRVSRTRADIARVAGQSLCIGLQVRGPGWVSSGRDEGRPVREGDLVVHHADLPFEATPMRGDGFDFRSLRIPLVPGMLLGARADDLFAAPLARTAAFARPLLALFRALTTRPGELANAGAEVVNAVRLTLLARGRLAPGLPESRAALRSGLLHAAREILQRDLRRPELSPSNVARELGISLRQVHVLFEPTGHSFARTLTALRLADASRQLAVAPERSVTDIAYRSGFDSLATFYRAFRAAYAMTPGDARALAGPS, from the coding sequence ATGCTGCACTTCACGACCGACGACCTCCGCCCGCAGGACCGCTTCGACCACTGGTGCGAGGTGCGCGGCAAGCATCTGTTCGGCGTCACCATCGAGGTGCCGCGCGAGCGGCGCACGGCCTTCGAAGGGCATTTCCTCTCCACGCCGGTCGGCGACGCGGGCATCGCCGCCAGCGTCTCCGAGCTGCGCGCCTCCTCCTACCGCGTGAGCCGCACGCGCGCCGACATCGCGCGCGTCGCGGGCCAGAGCCTGTGCATCGGCCTGCAGGTGCGCGGCCCGGGCTGGGTCAGCAGCGGCCGCGACGAAGGCCGGCCGGTGCGCGAGGGCGACCTCGTGGTCCACCATGCCGACCTTCCCTTCGAGGCCACGCCGATGCGCGGCGACGGCTTCGACTTCCGCTCGCTGCGCATCCCGCTGGTGCCCGGCATGCTGCTCGGCGCGCGCGCCGACGACCTGTTCGCGGCGCCCCTGGCGCGCACGGCCGCCTTCGCGCGGCCGCTGCTGGCGCTGTTCCGCGCGCTGACGACGCGGCCGGGCGAACTCGCGAACGCCGGGGCCGAGGTGGTGAATGCCGTGCGGCTGACGCTGCTGGCGCGCGGCCGCCTCGCGCCGGGCCTGCCCGAGAGCCGCGCCGCGCTGCGCTCGGGCCTGCTGCACGCGGCGCGCGAGATCCTGCAGCGCGACCTGCGCCGGCCCGAGCTCTCGCCCTCGAACGTCGCGCGCGAACTGGGCATCTCGCTGCGCCAGGTGCACGTGCTGTTCGAGCCCACCGGCCACAGCTTCGCGCGCACGCTCACCGCGCTGCGGCTCGCCGATGCCTCGCGGCAGCTGGCCGTGGCGCCGGAGCGCTCGGTCACCGACATCGCCTACCGCAGCGGCTTCGACAGCCTCGCGACCTTCTACCGCGCCTTCCGCGCCGCCTATGCGATGACGCCGGGCGACGCGCGGGCGCTGGCCGGCCCCTCCTGA
- a CDS encoding sugar-binding protein, which yields MKRSNFLKAAVAGLALAAAGIAPLAQAQDKGLIAISMPTKSSARWIADGANMVKYFKEKGYKTDLQYADDDIPNQLAQVENMVTKGSKVLVIAAIDGTTLSDVLQKAADKGVKVIAYDRLIKGSKNVDYYATFDNFQVGVLQAQSIEKALDLKAGKGPFNIELFGGSPDDNNAFFFYNGAMSVLEPYIKSGKLVVRSKQMGMDKVGTLRWDGAVAQARMDNLLSAFYTKERVDAVLSPYDGLSIGILSSLKGVGYGSGSQAMPVVSGQDAEIPSVKSILRKEQSSTVFKDTRELAKVTVAMVDAMLSGKTPEVNDTKTYNNGVKVVPSYLLKPVSVDGSNWKQVLVDSGYYKESQVK from the coding sequence ATGAAGCGCAGCAACTTCCTCAAGGCGGCCGTCGCGGGCCTCGCGCTCGCAGCCGCCGGCATCGCACCGCTGGCCCAGGCACAGGACAAGGGCCTGATCGCGATCTCGATGCCCACCAAGTCCTCGGCGCGCTGGATCGCCGACGGCGCCAACATGGTCAAGTACTTCAAGGAGAAGGGGTACAAGACCGATCTGCAATATGCGGACGACGACATCCCGAACCAGCTCGCCCAGGTCGAGAACATGGTGACGAAGGGGTCGAAGGTGCTGGTGATCGCGGCCATCGACGGCACCACGCTGTCCGACGTGCTGCAAAAGGCTGCCGACAAGGGCGTGAAGGTGATCGCCTACGACCGGCTCATCAAGGGTTCGAAGAACGTCGACTACTACGCCACCTTCGACAACTTCCAGGTCGGCGTGCTGCAGGCGCAGTCGATCGAGAAGGCGCTCGACCTCAAGGCCGGCAAGGGGCCGTTCAACATCGAGCTGTTCGGCGGCTCGCCCGACGACAACAACGCCTTCTTCTTCTACAACGGCGCGATGTCGGTGCTCGAGCCCTACATCAAGAGCGGCAAGCTGGTGGTGCGCAGCAAGCAGATGGGCATGGACAAGGTCGGCACCCTGCGCTGGGACGGCGCGGTGGCGCAGGCGCGCATGGACAACCTGCTGTCGGCCTTCTATACCAAGGAGCGCGTCGACGCGGTGCTCTCGCCCTACGACGGCCTGTCGATCGGCATCCTGTCCTCGCTCAAGGGCGTGGGCTACGGCTCGGGCTCGCAGGCCATGCCGGTGGTGTCGGGGCAGGACGCCGAGATCCCCTCGGTGAAATCGATCCTGCGCAAGGAGCAGAGCTCGACCGTGTTCAAGGACACGCGCGAGCTCGCCAAGGTCACGGTGGCGATGGTCGACGCCATGCTCTCGGGCAAGACGCCCGAGGTCAACGACACCAAGACCTACAACAACGGCGTCAAGGTCGTGCCCTCGTACCTGCTCAAGCCGGTCAGCGTCGACGGCAGCAACTGGAAGCAGGTGCTGGTCGACAGCGGCTACTACAAGGAAAGCCAGGTCAAGTGA